Part of the Cherax quadricarinatus isolate ZL_2023a chromosome 4, ASM3850222v1, whole genome shotgun sequence genome, atgattcagttatattcctgtcaaacaatggataaaaggttcaaagtgattgttgaagttatgatgtgggagaacATAAATGAGTATTCAGCTTTTAGTCTAGCgtaattaagtggcttttgagaagaatcttaaattgattttcagactgggttactttaatatcttctggtaatgaattccatattttggggccctttatgtgcatagtttttacacagtgtgataagaacacgaggtatatcaaaaagagatctgtgtcttgtgttgtggtcatgtgtggtcatgttgtggtcatgttgtggtcttGTTGTGGTCTGTTATGCCTATGCATAACAGAggttctctttgcattgcaacccactactgtaaatacaaaatctcaatgtactgtttgtaaagacataaaataaatatgtTTTAATTTTTCTTATATCTCCCAAAACAAAAATTTGTTCAGGAAATTATTATTTCATGATGTAGCTATATAGATTGTATCTACTGTATGAAAAAATTTAAACTAATGACTGAGTTCCACTTAGTAGTTGTCAGTAGCTGTTACGTTAATGTATACTTAAATCTAAATTTTGGTGTTGGATAATTCATGGTTACATTTTAAATCAGAAAACCTGTCTCTTGGATAACTCGCTCAAGTTGATAATTTGAAGTCAGTGACCACCAGACATTGACTATACTGTAGGTTATTTCTTTACTTGATTAATATAATTTATACAGTTatactttgcagatgacacccaaatctgcatgacagtgtcttccattgcagacactgcaaggctccaggcggacatcaaccaaatctttcagtgggctgcagaaaacaatatgaagttcaacgatgagaaatttcaattactcagatatggtaaacatgaggaaattaaatcttcatcagagtacaaaacaaattctggccacaaaatagagcgaaacaccaatgtcaaagacctgggagtgatcatgtcggaggatctcaccttcaaggaccataacattgtatcaatcgcatctgctagaaaaatgacaggatggataatgagaaccttcaaaactagggaggccaagcccatgatgacactcttcaggtcacttgttctatctaggctggaatattgctgcacactaacagcacctttcaaggcaggtgaaattgccgacctagaaaatgtacagagaactttcacggcgcgcataacggagataaaacacctcaattactgggagcgcttgaggttcctaaacctgtattccctggaacgcaggagggagagatacatgattatatacacctggaaaatcctagagggactagtaccaaacttgcacacgaaaatcactcactacgaaagcaaaagacttggcagacgatgcaccatccccccaatgaaaagcaggggtgtcactagcacgttaagagaccatacaataagtgtcaggggcccgagactgttcaactgcctcccagcacacataagggggattaccaacagacccctggcagtcttcaagcttgcactggacaagcacctaaagtcagttcctgatcagccgggctgtggcttgtacgttggtttgcgtgcagccagcagcaacagcctggttgatgaggctctgatccaccaggaggcctggtcacagaccgggccgcgggggcgttgacccccggaactctctccaggtaaactccaggtaatactataCAGTTTTCCACTTCAATAATTACAAagtgtatacatagtataaatttgTACTGTATAATCATCATAGATTAATGAGTACCATTTTAAGATTTTATTCATGTTATTAACCTGGATGGTGAAAAACCCAGAATAAACAGAGAAAGAAATTCAGACCCATTTCCATTGTGGGTCCTTTGagcctcttccccaggatgccattcACAACCATTAGTTGACAACCAGATattgtacctacttactgttaggtgaacagggaataggtgtaaagaaacatctTATTGCTgcactaaaaagaaaaaaatatcagTAAAGATAATATAAAGAAAGAAATGCTAGTTCATTTATTTTCATATTGGAATGACTCATGGCTCAGGAGGTAGCACCTTCAGTTCACAGCTGAAGGAAGCAAAATGAGTAGAAACGTTGGTCTTCTTCCCTTACACATATTACTACTGTTCATTTAGTAGTAAGTAGTTAGTTtttagctgactgttgtgggtgtcatcctggggaagaggatcaATGGACTCCAGTAGACATAAACCATACTGACATTCTTAAGTTtatctgggttactaacactccaaAATAATCCTGGAGGGCTAATACCAAGCAATGGAGCTATTACCAGTAGGGTGTTTTTAGGCCCTTTCCcaggatatattattattataatgaaggaggaagcgctaaacccggaggattatacagcgcctggggggggatgtggaaggcattcaggcttaattcggggaactagagcacagatccaattccctaaatcaagagcccctcaccaacatcaaggaaccttccttgaggggcccaggATATAACCCACAACAGTAGACTAATTTCTTGATATGTTTCCTGCTCAGTAATGTGCAGCACATTTTAGGAATACTACATAAATAAGAtagtatatgtgtgacactgcagcatgttaattattataataaaggggaagcgctaaacccggaggattatacagcgcctgtggagggatgtggaaagtattcaggcttaattcagggaactagagcacagatccaattccctagattaagagcctctcaccaacagcatgttaataataatattacataaAGTAAGTTTATTGAGGTATACACAGACAGATCTTACTTCCAATATTTGTTGTCTCGTCTTTACTGATGTGAGGTTCAGCGTAGGTACATGAAGAGCCAACTTCCATTGGTTCCTCATGTACACAGCTAGCATCAACAAGTTTTACATCCATTCCCTCTTGTTGTTCATCCATTTATCTCCTTCCACACACTACAGTAGAAGAGTCAGACTTCAACCTGCCGCCTTGCTGACCTAGAGGTTATAAGGTCAAGTAATACCTTAAGTTGTATCCTTC contains:
- the LOC128684182 gene encoding uncharacterized protein isoform X9, translated to MDEQQEGMDVKLVDASCVHEEPMEVGSSCTYAEPHISKDETTNIGNAGVVLHGTKKMAEDLPDTPTIRLRTKLGSNQPVVSQNGRC